GCACTTTTGATCGAATAAGGCAAATTGTATTACCTGAAAACATCTCTAATGACCTTGTAAAGGTCGAACACTTTAATGATGGTTTTGTTTGGATAGGTAATGAGAATGCAGTTAGCAAGAGTATGTATAAATTTGACTTATCTAAATTTTCAGAGGAGCAGCGAACGTATAGTGACCCCGAAAGTGTAACTATCGATGTAGCTGTACTTAATTCTTATGAAGCAGTCCAATTCCCGGCAAATATTGAAATTTATGAGTATGATTTTATTTCATCTGGAGAAATATCATTTACGGGATTTGATTTAACTTCAGAGGAGGACATCACTGGGGTTATGGGATTAGACGGAAATATGACAGTGCTGGAACGTAAAAGTGATTACCGTTTTACTTACCTACAAAGAATTAACTAGAACATTGTATAAAAATTATCCTTAAATATAAGACCCTGACTCCGAAAGGAAGTCAGGGTTTTTGTGTCCAATACCTTCTAATTATTTTAGGTTGATGGACGGTGATTTTGCCGAACCCCCAAATTGATAGAAATATTGCGTTTGTAGAACAAGGCCTGAAGAACGCATAGGTTGTTAGTTATCATTAGTTTTTCTAACTTTCAATACATTCACCAAACCTAACCTATCATGTCTACGCCTAGCAAGTATCAAAATCATACTCATTCCTATCTTGCTTTACGTAAAACTGTCGGTTGGATAGGTATTTTATTACCTTTCGTATTGCTGATTGGCACACACCTTTTGGATAATAATTCATGGGAGTCCATCAGTCATTATTATTATTCGACCATGGGTCGTGTTTTTATAGGCGCATTGTGTGCTGTGGCGCTATTTATGTTTTTCTAAACTGGATTTGACTGGAGAGATGATTGGGCAGGAAATTGTGCGGGTGTTTTCGCTGTTGGGGTAGCCTGGTTTCCAACTACAAAAGTTGGAGATATTGATACGATAGGTTGGATACATTATGGTTGCGCAGCTTCGTTATTTCTCACCTTCGCCATTTTCTCTTTGGTACTATTTACCAAAACTAAAGACGATGATGATTCTAATAGAACACCTGAAAAGAGATCTAGAGATCGTATTTATAAGTTATGTGGTTGGGCTATCATTTTTTGTGTTGTCAGTATTCCAGTTTATGCTAAACTATGGCCTGATTCAGAATTTGAATATACTTTTTGGGCGGAAACAGCTGCTTTGATAGCTTTCGGGTTTTCTTGGTTAACAAAAGGTGGGGCTATTCTATCAGACAGGAATAAACATTGATGCTATGTATGCTAAACTACTGATCATTTCCTTTTTTGTTTTATCGGCTTGTAGTCAGCAATATTTTGATCAACCTCAGCCCATAGATGGAAAAAATATCTATGCATTTCCAGCGCCTTTTCAAGGAATTTGGACAGATGGTAAGGACTCATTGATTGTAGCCAAGTATTTTTTTGCCAACATTGAATATAGCAGTTTGTCATTGCCTTATACAAAAAGAGACACTACCGCATATGCGCTTTTCAGGGGAAGCAAAGTGTATCCTTATGATTCCATAAGGCAACAGATCTTAGGAGTAGGTACATCATTTGAAGTAAGAAATGATTCCATCTACTATGAAATCAGAGAGAGTTTAGAGGTACAGCTTGGACGAAAAGCATTTCTGAGGCAAGTTGGAGATCAATTTGTACTGAATGTAAAAGGTGATAATGATTGGTGGGAATTGTTCCTGATGGGAGTTACAGATCAGCGGAAGTTGGTGGTGACCTATCCAAGTATTGACGCGATGATCGAGCAGGATATTAACCCTGTCTTGTCAAATACTGAAGAAGATTACTTTGAAGTACAATGGACTACCAAGCAATTTAATCAACTGATTAAGAATAATGTCTTTTCGGATACTCTACTATTTATTGAACAACAAAATTAAACCTGACATATGCGCAAATCAACCTATAACCAGCGGTATGAAAAAGATCATCATGCTGATGAAAAAGAACGTAAACATATTGTCCTTTTAGATGGTACCTGGAATGATGAGACCGGGCTGGACGGAAGTGGACTGGTAACCAACATTGTTCAATTATCCAGGATATTTATAAATAAACCGGATAAACAGATTGTTAGGTATCATAGGGGCGTAGGCAATGATAACGACAATAAATGGTTGAGTCATAATTGGAAAGGAGCGGATGGTAAGGCTGTCGGCTTGATTGTAGAACGTGCGTATGCACGATTGGTACAAGATTGGCAGAGGGGAGACAGGATTTATATTTTTGGTTTTAGTAGAGGTGCTGCAGCTGCACGGTTGTTGGCCTCAAAAATCAATCGAGAAGGGATTCCGAAGAGTGTAGAGATTACCTTGAAACCAGTGGAAAATCGTGAGACAAAGGTTGTAGAACAGCGAATACATCGAGTAAATTTCGATCGAAGTGCCAGCAAGAAAGTTGATATTGAGTTTCTTGGAGTTTGGGATACGGTAAGTGCACTGGGTTTATTTAACAATATCTTAGCTACCTTCAAATTAAGAAAGAGAGATTTATTCACAGACCAGCACATAGCTACCAATATTCAACAAGCTGTGCATTTGGTGAGTATAGATGAAACTCGCAATTCTTTTCGCCCTTCTCTCATGAATCATAAAGAAGGGGTGACTCATGAAGTTTGGTTCCCAGGAGTTCATTCAGATATAGGGGGAACCTACTTAGAGAAAGAATTGTCTCAGGCTAATTTGTATTATATGATTGATAAACTGAGTGAATGGAATGAAGCTAGAAAACTTGATGATTTCTTGATCGATCAAAATGCCTATGCTGAATCCACCAAATCAGATATTGATCGCGCTCATTTTCATTTTCAAGGTCATGGTTTTGGAAAGAGCCTCAGGGAAATAGCTGTACAAATGGATGGAAAAAAGGTTGAAAATTTACCTCCTAAAATTCATCAACTGTATCACGATATAACATCACGCAGAAATTCGTATTCGGTGGTGGAAGTAAAAAAGTGGTTTAGACGTAAATCCAAACGAATTACCAATTTTCAATACATGCCTTTTAATGTAAAGGTTTTGGATGGTGAATATGATGTAGTGGGCTGAACATTATCTAGGTGGCAATTCGGGGTAGGGGATTAATGATTCGATGATCAGTGCTACGCCGTCTTTAGTCAATAGAATGAGCGTGATGATAATGGCTCCAGAGATTATCGCCACTCCGATATTGTTATTCTTCATTTCTTCAAATTCATCAATGGGCGTTAGTTTAGAATAGATGACAATCCCCAATAGGCTAATAGCCAGGCCTGCACAATACGCAATGAGAATATAAGCTCCACCTCGTATCAAAAAGGAAAATAATAAGCCACTAGCACTAGTTTCAGTATTGGATAGCAGTCTAAAAGAAGAAACAATTGGCTCAATCGTACCGCTGACCATTAGTCCCATGCCAAAGAGTACACTAGCGATGAAAATACTATAAGCCTGGTTGTTGTGACCAATGTTGAATTTTTTCTTTCCATACCATTTAAGAATTTTGTATGTGGTAGAAAGTATGACCAGCCCCATCGAGAGGGCAGAGAGGATTTCTATGATACCTAGAAAGAATACGTTAGAGTTCATGTTTTAATGCTATGTCCCAATATTTTTTATTATCCATTCCTGGCGGAATGATACCCGGCTCCCAGCCGGTAGCTGTAGTTTCCCAAAAGTAGTATTTTTCGCCAGCGATCGTTAGATATTCTCCAGCAGCTGAAATATTCAAAGCCAGCATAGAGTGACGGTATTCTTTGCTGATCAGTACGACTGGATCATAGTTGAAGTGCCTCAAGATCGCGTAAATCAAAACTGTACGAGAATCGCAATCCCCTTTCAATGTATATAGAAATTCGACAGGAGATGTGATGCCATATCGCTGATTGCCATAGCAAGGGTGGTCGCTATGCTCGTTGGTACAGTCATCAGACAAGATATATTGATAAGGAATATCCTGCACCATCTTGACCACTGCATGAGCAAAAGCAGTATAACTCAAGGAGTCTTTTTTTGATAATTGATCCAAGGAATCAAAAACTGTTTTCATATGAACTTGATCCGTTTCGGCCAGTTGTCGATAGACTTTACCCCAAAACTTTGGATAAGAATAGGCTTTGGGGTCGGCCATTTCATTCTTATTCGAAGCGGCCGATTGATTGGCCTGCTTATCCATTTCATAGGCCAAACAATAGTCCGTATGGTGTTTCTGATCTTCCCACGCCAGTTGATGCTGCACGGCAAACGTTCCTGTCTGCGTGTATTCTTCGCAAGATTCGATAGAAAATTTCGGAGTCTCTTTCCACAAAGAAATAATCACCGATTTGTTGATGAACAGAATCACCAAAACCCAAACCAAAAATTTCCAGCCTTTCACAGCGCCAATGTTAAATATTGAAAAGGAATGTTTGGCAAAGTCGAGTGACTTTTTTGAAAACCTGCGTCCAACATCGAAAAACAATTATATAATGTCTGATTCAATTAATACACTGAAGGCTTTCCATATTCAAAGCTCCATCAATTTAAAGGAGTGTAAGTCTACACTATCGAGTTTGGTTATCGACTCCAGTTCTATGGACCTTTTCCTCAACCTGGGTGATGGGAAGTATGGGCGAATTTTCAACTATGGTGTCATGGTCTTTTATGGCTGTAATCAAGAAGATATCTCTAAACTTTTTATGGAACTGGCCATTGTTGAAGATGTGAAAGCGTTGGAAAACTATTCAGACGACTTTGGGATAAAGCTGTCTGACGGAGATTACAAAATTGATTTCCATTACATCACCTTACCAGAAATTAATGAAGAGGTAATTCGGATAGCGATGCTCAATCTTGGGCAGAGTTTAGCACTTAAATACTATGATGCGGTTTCTCAAGATTTACTTTCCAGTATCCGTGAATTCACAGGTGAACTCGAGACGAAAGGAAAGCTAAAAATTAGTCAAAAGAATATCTTGAAGTTTGTTGGGAAAGCCCTTAATACACAAAACAGAATAGCAGAAAACCTATACATTTTTGACGCACCAGCTGTGACTTGGGAAAATGAGTATTTGGAGCAAGTGAACTTATCCTTGTCAAAGCATTTTGAGTTGAGCTCTAGATACCGTTCGATCGATAGTACCTTCAATATCATCAAAGACAACCTATCGGCGTACTTGGATTTGTATCATCACAAGGAAAGCAGTAAGCTCGAATGGATTATTATTATTCTGATCCTGGTAGAAGTGATTGATACTTTCGTCTCCAAGATGTTTTAAACTATTTTTTTAGCTTTTGATACAACTCATTCACATGAGTGCGTGCGCGTTTGAGGCGCATTTTTACGGCACTTTCCGAAAGACCTAAACTTTCCTGAATGTCTTTGATTGAATGCTTTTCCTTGTATTTAAGGAGTAAGAGCATTTTTTCCTCAGGGGAAATAACTTCGAGGAGTTCTTCTAAAATTTGAAAGGAGAGCTCCTCGGGTATTTCGTCTACTCCTTCAATCATTTCGGCCACTTCATCAGCCATTTTTTCTGTAATCACCTTGAGGACTTGGCTTTTTTTGTTTTTCCTAAGGTAATCCATACACGTATTATGTACGATGGCAAACAGCCAAGTTGAAAATTTTGCTTCACCTCTGAAATATTTGATTTTCAAAAAGACTTTAATCAAAATTTCCTGGCAAAGGTCTTCAGCAGTGTCCTCATCTTTCACATAAGTCTTGCATTTTTTGAGAATGCTTTTTTCATGACGCTCAGTGAGTACCGAGAAATAGGACAGGTTTTCTTCAGCCTGAAGGATAGTGATCAATTCTTCGTCAGAAATATTTTTATCAAACATGTAAGTGATAAGTGACTTTTTTAAATACCTGCGTCCAATGATGAAATATAGATAAAGTATAGGCATAAAATGCAAACTGCAATCAAAGAAAAAATATTAGATGTAGATATCAAGGCGCAGCCAAATGATGTCACCTGCGGGCCTACATGCTTGCATGGGGTGTACAATTATTACAAAGATGTGATTCCATTGGCTGAAGTCATTGAGCAGGTTAGTCAACTGTCAACGGGTGGAACCTTGGCTGTATTGCTGGGAACTCATGCGCTCAAGCGTGGATATGAGGCTACGATCTATACTTTCAACCTTCATGTTTTTGACCCTTCCTGGTTTGATGGAAAGGTGGATTTGATAGCAAAACTCAAAGCTCAGATGGAAGCAAAGGCTGACAACGAAGTATTGATTGCTGCGAGCCAGGCTTATATCGACTTTTTATCCTTAGGTGGAAAAATCAAATACGAAGCGTTGACTCCGGCTTTGATCAGATCCTATTTGGCAAAAGACATACCCATTCTTTCAGGTTTGAGTGCGACTTATTTGTACGATAGCCCGAGGGAATACGGAGAGTTTGAAGTGGTGTACAATGACGTGAAGGGTGAACCTAGCGGTCATTTCGTGATTGTGAATGGATATAATCCGGATAGCAGACAGGTCTATATCGCAGATCCATTAAAGTATAACCCGATAAGTGATAATCAATATTATAAAGTGAGTTATCAGAAGTTAATATCCTCTGTGATGTTAGGCGTGGTGACTTACGATGCCAACTTATTAATGATAGCGCCTAAACAAAACTAACTGATGGCAAAACTTATTATTACAGAAAACCCAGAGAAGTGGGATTTAGAATTCGAAGGAGTGACCGTAGTCACTCCCACAACGTACTTTGGTGACTCAGAATACCAGTCCAAAAAATTCAAGATCATCAACTTGTGCAAATCGCACCAATACCAAAGTGTGGGCTACTATGTTTCACTATTGGCGGAGGCACGTGGGCATAAGGTGATCCCTGAGATAGCCACTTTACAAGATTTTAGATTTCCTTCTTTGATCAAAGATGACGCGGAAGATTTCGAAGATATGATCAACGAAAGTTTGAAAGGAATATCGGAATCCAAGTTTGAGTTGAGGGTGTATTTTGGTCATACGGGAGAGCAGGCGTTTAGCCGATTGGGTGCGTTGTTGTTCAACCTGTACCAGGTACCTATAGTTCAGGCGGTATTTGTGAAGAAAGAGAAGTGGCAATTGCAGTCATTGAAGACCCTACATTTGAATGAAATAGGAGAAAACGATTTTCCTATGCTTCAAAAAGCCCTTCATTTCTATGTCATGGGCAAAAATGTAGTGCGAAAAAAGTATGCACGCAAGAAGTATGATCTGGCAATTCTGTTGAGTCCAGAGGATCAAACGCCTCCTTCTTGTCCGAAGGCCATTCAGAAGTTTATCGCTGCTGCGGAAAAGAAGGGGTTCAATGTGGAGATTATCACCAAAAATGACATTGGTAAATTGGTGCAATACGATGCGCTACTTATTCGTGTGACAACGAATGTAAACCACTATACTTATCGCTTTGCGAAGAAAGCGGAGTCTGAAGGGTTAGTAGTTTTCGACGACCCAAACTCAATTCTGAAGTGCACAAACAAAGTGTATTTACATGAGTTGCTAGTGGCTAACAAAATCAAGGTGCCAAAGTCTCATATTTTGAGAAAGGATCATCAGGAAATTCCAAGCGAGTTCAACTACCCATTGGTGATCAAACAGCCTGATGGTTCTTTCTCCAAGGGGGTGAAAAAGATTGCCAACGAAGAGGAGTTGAAGCCAGCACTGAAAGAACTGTTTAGCAAATCAGAACTGTTGATTCTTCAGGAATTTGTACCTACCTCTTATGATTGGCGAGTGGGTGTGATCGATGGCAAACCACTCTATGTATGCAAGTACTATATGGCGCAAAATCATTGGCAGATCGTCGATTGGAAGAAGAACGGAGAGCACCGAGAAGGTAAGAGTGAAACATTAAAAGTAGAAGATGCGCCGGCTAAATTGATCGAAACGGCGGTGAAGGCTACTTCACTCATTGGCAAAGGATTGTATGGCGTGGATATCAAAGAAATTGATGGCCATTTCTGTGTGATTGAAGTCAATGACAACCCGAGTATAGATGCTGGGGTAGAGGATAAAGTCCTCAAAAATGAGTTGTATGGAAGAATAATGGATGCTTATTTAAATAGATTGAATTAAGATGAGTAACAGAATGCACTTGTTTCAGCGATATGGGATAGAGCTGGAATATATGATCGTAGATATTGATACTTTGGCTATTCGGCCAATTACGGATGATTTTATCAAGAGTGTATTAGGCGAATACAGTAACGAAGTAGATCGTGGTTTGGTGACGTGGAGCAACGAACTGGTGCTTCATGTGCTGGAACTCAAATGTTCTAAGCCGGAAGCTGATCTCGTTGCATTAACTGAAGGATTTCAGAAAAATATTAAGGATATTAATCAGAAGCTTTTGGCTTACAATGCCAAGTTGATGCCGACGGCTGCCCACCCTTTGATGAACCCAGAGAAGGAGACTTTCTTGTGGCCGCACGACAATAATGAGATCTATGATATCTACAATCGTATCTTCAACTGCAAAGGTCATGGCTGGTCCAACTTGCAAAGTACGCACCTCAACTTGCCGTTTTATGATGACGAGGAGTTTGCGCGACTGCATGCGGCCATACGTTTGATTTTGCCTATTCTTCCGGGTATTGCGGCTAGTTCACCGATTTTGGATGGAGCGGCTACAGGCTATTTGGATAAGCGATTGGACTACTACCAGTCCAACCAAAAAGTGATCCCTGAGATTACTGGTAAGGTTATTCCTGAAAGGGCCTTCTCGAAAAGACATTATCACAAAATGATTTATGATCCGATTCAGGAGGCGGTAGCACCGTATGATAAAGAGAAAATCTTGGAGCCCGTATGGCTCAATTCTCGTGGGGCCATTGCCCGCTTCGATCGTGGCTCCATAGAAATAAGATTGTTGGACATTCAAGAATGCCCGAAAGCGGATATGGCCATTGTGGCACTGATCATTGGCGTATTGAAAGTGCTTACGGCCGAAAAAACATGCAGTGCGCATGATCAGCAAAGTTGGTCAGCGATTCCATTGAATAAAATATTCAAACAGATGATCATGACTGCCGAAAATACCGTCATCGCGAATGAGGATTATTTGATGGCCTTTGGGATGGAAAAAGAAGAGGCGACAGCCAAGGAGCTGTGGAGCCATTTATTGGAATTGGTGAAAGTACATCACCCGGTTTTTATCGGACCTTGGTTGGATACCCTGCATGAGATTTTGGAGGCTGGGACTTTGGCGACGCGGATTATGACCGCCTTAGATGGTATATATACCGAAGAGAATATCAAACTCGTGTACAATGAGCTTTCAGATTGTTTGTCAAACAATGAAATTTTTGAGTTATGCGTAAAAGAAAAATTATAATCACGTGTGAGCATGGCGGAAACTATATTCCGCGTGAGTTTAGATACTTATTTACAAAATATGAGAATGAATTAAATTCTCATCGAGGTTGGGATATTGGAGCACTGGAAGTAGCTAAGTATATGTCGAGACACATTCCTGCTCCCTTGTCTTATCAGCGTGTGTCCCGGTTGCTGGTGGAGTCCAATAGATCCTTGCAAAATGAGGAACTGTTTTCTCAGTATTCAAGAGAATTGGAGAAGCCAATTAAGAAATATATTCTAGGCAAGTACTATCACCCGTATCGGAATGCCATTGAGAAGAATATATCCAGATGCATTGAAGAAGGGCAGGAGGTGCTTCACCTGTCGGTTCATAGTTTCACACCCGTCTGGAATGGTGTAAGGCGACAAGTGGATATAGGATTGCTTTGTGATGAGTCGAGGTGGCCTGAAATGGAGTTTTGTCAAATGTGGAAGACTCAGATCGAACAGTTATTGCCAAAAAAGTTGACCATGATCAATGTGCCTTATAATGGAGCCGATGATGGATTTACTACCTATTTGAGAGAGCAATTTCCAGCGGAAAAGTATTTGGGAATTGAAATAGAAGTGAATCAGAAATATGCTGGAACCGAGGAGATGTCAGTGATCAGATCAGCCTTGTCCAATAGCTTGATTATCTCGGAGGACTTGGTTGAGGAATAAAAAAGCTGTCTCAAAGGTCCGTGTTTACATCATAACGAGTGGAACGAAGTGATCTTATTGTTCAGACACCGATCGTATTGTAAGATGGTTTCACGGCGTTCGCAATGACGAACTATTTTTGAGACAGCTTCATTTTGTAAGCAATTTGGTTATTTTGACTTAAGACAGCTTAAATGTAATAGGTAGAATCATTCTCACTTTCACCGGCTTGTTATCTACCAAACCTGGCGCCCATTTTGCAGCACTTTTCATCACGCGAACCGCTTCCGCATCGCAGCCTGCTCCAATGCCTTTGATGGACTTTACTTCGGTGAGCTGTCCGGTTTCGTCTACGATAAACTGGACGAACACTTTACCTTCTATGCCATCTTTTCTTGCCTGAGTAGGATATTCCATGTTGCCAGCGATCCATTGATAAAACTCAGTCATTCCGCCGCTAGGATCAGGTAGGACTTCCACTTGGTCATAAACTCCCTCCATGCCTTCCGCTTTTTTTACAGCTGAAGTTTGTACTTGAGCGATGGCTTTTGCTGCTTCTTGATCATTCATTTCGCTGAGCTGTTCTACAGCATCTTCGCATCCAAAGGTCAGTACTAGTCCCAACCCTAGGACAAAGGGGATGATTTGTTTGATTTTCATAATTTGATTGTTTTGTTGATTTATCATTTTAATTCTTTTTAGTGTCGACGAGGTATGAAAGGCGTGTGCCAACTCATAGCCTTGTGCTCTGATGGTATGTGCTGCCAAGGTTTGAATATA
The sequence above is drawn from the Reichenbachiella sp. genome and encodes:
- a CDS encoding DUF2235 domain-containing protein — its product is MRKSTYNQRYEKDHHADEKERKHIVLLDGTWNDETGLDGSGLVTNIVQLSRIFINKPDKQIVRYHRGVGNDNDNKWLSHNWKGADGKAVGLIVERAYARLVQDWQRGDRIYIFGFSRGAAAARLLASKINREGIPKSVEITLKPVENRETKVVEQRIHRVNFDRSASKKVDIEFLGVWDTVSALGLFNNILATFKLRKRDLFTDQHIATNIQQAVHLVSIDETRNSFRPSLMNHKEGVTHEVWFPGVHSDIGGTYLEKELSQANLYYMIDKLSEWNEARKLDDFLIDQNAYAESTKSDIDRAHFHFQGHGFGKSLREIAVQMDGKKVENLPPKIHQLYHDITSRRNSYSVVEVKKWFRRKSKRITNFQYMPFNVKVLDGEYDVVG
- a CDS encoding DUF350 domain-containing protein; the protein is MNSNVFFLGIIEILSALSMGLVILSTTYKILKWYGKKKFNIGHNNQAYSIFIASVLFGMGLMVSGTIEPIVSSFRLLSNTETSASGLLFSFLIRGGAYILIAYCAGLAISLLGIVIYSKLTPIDEFEEMKNNNIGVAIISGAIIITLILLTKDGVALIIESLIPYPELPPR
- a CDS encoding RMD1 family protein, whose protein sequence is MSDSINTLKAFHIQSSINLKECKSTLSSLVIDSSSMDLFLNLGDGKYGRIFNYGVMVFYGCNQEDISKLFMELAIVEDVKALENYSDDFGIKLSDGDYKIDFHYITLPEINEEVIRIAMLNLGQSLALKYYDAVSQDLLSSIREFTGELETKGKLKISQKNILKFVGKALNTQNRIAENLYIFDAPAVTWENEYLEQVNLSLSKHFELSSRYRSIDSTFNIIKDNLSAYLDLYHHKESSKLEWIIIILILVEVIDTFVSKMF
- a CDS encoding RNA polymerase sigma factor, translated to MFDKNISDEELITILQAEENLSYFSVLTERHEKSILKKCKTYVKDEDTAEDLCQEILIKVFLKIKYFRGEAKFSTWLFAIVHNTCMDYLRKNKKSQVLKVITEKMADEVAEMIEGVDEIPEELSFQILEELLEVISPEEKMLLLLKYKEKHSIKDIQESLGLSESAVKMRLKRARTHVNELYQKLKK
- a CDS encoding C39 family peptidase: MQTAIKEKILDVDIKAQPNDVTCGPTCLHGVYNYYKDVIPLAEVIEQVSQLSTGGTLAVLLGTHALKRGYEATIYTFNLHVFDPSWFDGKVDLIAKLKAQMEAKADNEVLIAASQAYIDFLSLGGKIKYEALTPALIRSYLAKDIPILSGLSATYLYDSPREYGEFEVVYNDVKGEPSGHFVIVNGYNPDSRQVYIADPLKYNPISDNQYYKVSYQKLISSVMLGVVTYDANLLMIAPKQN
- a CDS encoding RimK family protein, giving the protein MAKLIITENPEKWDLEFEGVTVVTPTTYFGDSEYQSKKFKIINLCKSHQYQSVGYYVSLLAEARGHKVIPEIATLQDFRFPSLIKDDAEDFEDMINESLKGISESKFELRVYFGHTGEQAFSRLGALLFNLYQVPIVQAVFVKKEKWQLQSLKTLHLNEIGENDFPMLQKALHFYVMGKNVVRKKYARKKYDLAILLSPEDQTPPSCPKAIQKFIAAAEKKGFNVEIITKNDIGKLVQYDALLIRVTTNVNHYTYRFAKKAESEGLVVFDDPNSILKCTNKVYLHELLVANKIKVPKSHILRKDHQEIPSEFNYPLVIKQPDGSFSKGVKKIANEEELKPALKELFSKSELLILQEFVPTSYDWRVGVIDGKPLYVCKYYMAQNHWQIVDWKKNGEHREGKSETLKVEDAPAKLIETAVKATSLIGKGLYGVDIKEIDGHFCVIEVNDNPSIDAGVEDKVLKNELYGRIMDAYLNRLN
- a CDS encoding glutamate-cysteine ligase family protein, which translates into the protein MSNRMHLFQRYGIELEYMIVDIDTLAIRPITDDFIKSVLGEYSNEVDRGLVTWSNELVLHVLELKCSKPEADLVALTEGFQKNIKDINQKLLAYNAKLMPTAAHPLMNPEKETFLWPHDNNEIYDIYNRIFNCKGHGWSNLQSTHLNLPFYDDEEFARLHAAIRLILPILPGIAASSPILDGAATGYLDKRLDYYQSNQKVIPEITGKVIPERAFSKRHYHKMIYDPIQEAVAPYDKEKILEPVWLNSRGAIARFDRGSIEIRLLDIQECPKADMAIVALIIGVLKVLTAEKTCSAHDQQSWSAIPLNKIFKQMIMTAENTVIANEDYLMAFGMEKEEATAKELWSHLLELVKVHHPVFIGPWLDTLHEILEAGTLATRIMTALDGIYTEENIKLVYNELSDCLSNNEIFELCVKEKL
- a CDS encoding N-formylglutamate amidohydrolase, with amino-acid sequence MRKRKIIITCEHGGNYIPREFRYLFTKYENELNSHRGWDIGALEVAKYMSRHIPAPLSYQRVSRLLVESNRSLQNEELFSQYSRELEKPIKKYILGKYYHPYRNAIEKNISRCIEEGQEVLHLSVHSFTPVWNGVRRQVDIGLLCDESRWPEMEFCQMWKTQIEQLLPKKLTMINVPYNGADDGFTTYLREQFPAEKYLGIEIEVNQKYAGTEEMSVIRSALSNSLIISEDLVEE